In one Pseudodesulfovibrio tunisiensis genomic region, the following are encoded:
- the gatB gene encoding Asp-tRNA(Asn)/Glu-tRNA(Gln) amidotransferase subunit GatB: MPRYETVIGLEVHAQLKTETKIFCSCSTKFGNDPNENVCPVCSGMPGVLPVLNERAVEYAVKMGLATNCEINRKSVFARKNYFYPDLPKGYQISQFELPICEHGRVDIEVNGAEKAVGLTRIHMEEDAGKNIHSAADNASFVDLNRTGVPLIEIVSEPDIRSSEEAVAYLKELRSILLYLGICDGNMEEGSFRCDANVSVRPFGQEEFGTRTELKNLNSFKHVQKAIEYEVERQIDVIEDGDKVVQETRLWNESKNATFSMRGKEEAHDYRYFPDPDLVPLVLEEAWIEKWRSELPELPAAKLTRFREEYGLSDDDSALMAGDLGVAEYFESAAKAYAGDAKKVANWMAGELLPYLHETECAACECKLVPEGLAKLVRLVDDDVISNKIGKKVFRDLCESGDDPEAHVKAKGMVQMSDTSALEAVVDEVLAENPDEVEAFRGGKKKLMSFFMGQIMRKTRGQANPGVVSQLINRKFS; the protein is encoded by the coding sequence ATGCCACGGTACGAGACCGTTATCGGTCTGGAAGTCCATGCCCAGCTCAAGACCGAGACCAAGATTTTCTGTTCCTGTTCCACCAAATTCGGCAACGATCCCAATGAAAACGTGTGTCCGGTGTGTTCGGGCATGCCTGGTGTGCTGCCCGTGCTCAACGAGCGCGCCGTGGAATATGCCGTGAAGATGGGACTGGCCACCAATTGCGAGATCAATCGCAAGTCCGTGTTCGCCCGAAAGAACTACTTCTATCCCGACCTTCCCAAGGGGTACCAGATTTCCCAGTTCGAGCTGCCCATCTGCGAGCACGGCCGTGTGGACATCGAGGTGAACGGCGCGGAAAAGGCCGTTGGCCTGACGCGCATCCACATGGAGGAGGACGCGGGCAAGAACATTCATTCCGCTGCGGACAACGCCAGTTTCGTGGACCTGAACCGTACAGGCGTTCCCCTGATCGAGATCGTGTCCGAACCGGACATCCGTTCCTCGGAAGAGGCCGTGGCCTATCTCAAGGAACTTCGCTCCATCCTTCTGTATCTGGGCATCTGCGACGGCAACATGGAAGAGGGCAGCTTCCGTTGCGACGCCAACGTGTCCGTTCGTCCGTTCGGACAGGAGGAGTTCGGTACCCGCACCGAGCTGAAGAACCTCAACTCCTTCAAGCACGTGCAAAAGGCCATCGAGTACGAGGTGGAACGCCAGATCGACGTGATCGAGGACGGCGACAAGGTGGTGCAGGAAACCCGGCTCTGGAACGAGTCCAAAAACGCCACCTTTTCCATGCGCGGCAAGGAAGAGGCGCACGATTACCGCTATTTCCCGGACCCGGACCTTGTGCCGCTGGTGCTGGAGGAGGCGTGGATCGAAAAGTGGCGCTCCGAACTGCCCGAACTGCCTGCGGCAAAACTGACCCGGTTCCGCGAGGAGTACGGCCTGTCCGACGATGATTCCGCGCTCATGGCCGGTGATCTCGGCGTTGCCGAATACTTCGAAAGTGCGGCAAAGGCTTATGCCGGGGACGCCAAGAAGGTGGCCAACTGGATGGCCGGGGAACTGCTGCCGTATTTGCACGAGACCGAGTGCGCGGCCTGCGAATGCAAGCTGGTTCCCGAAGGTCTGGCCAAGCTGGTCAGGCTGGTGGACGACGACGTGATCTCCAACAAGATCGGCAAGAAGGTGTTCCGCGACCTGTGCGAATCCGGGGATGACCCCGAGGCGCACGTCAAGGCCAAGGGCATGGTGCAGATGTCCGACACGTCTGCGCTGGAGGCCGTGGTTGACGAGGTGCTGGCCGAGAATCCCGACGAGGTCGAGGCATTCCGCGGCGGCAAGAAGAAGCTCATGAGTTTCTTCATGGGCCAGATCATGCGCAAGACGCGCGGTCAGGCCAACCCGGGCGTGGTCTCCCAGCTCATCAACAGGAAATTTTCGTAA
- a CDS encoding ARMT1-like domain-containing protein: MAYVSNYDSVLDISYGKDALLDGLLLHFMTENDLENSINPEKNASPEQIRFMVALREGEFYAPCSDWMFLMLLKQGLPRPLLHEYTEQWKVFVRLAKEYCKDRYLARRFIALARHKFRMTLASPIVIPSRLLKRLMTIFMSQSGVDDPYRERRMELNRIASELVNSPAFDKVVNRCPEEVMACRRIDDLRFRMDMLEIERLMRLSTLTDHWKVEQFTPKSIEKCGLEAEIKASPGLFSSVAAALGRHGETPKRVLYLPNRAGGLMFDLEVVKTLLRTGHRVVMAFKEGFYFDDPVFWDRYHDPVLGEALKDAYFVSDDNLSKNQLLDVINRHPFVVISDGSRERFNPYRMSVTFARAWKECDLVLAKGAGIYNRVIQASHEFTRDIVCFFRDPYGHFHLHFRERARWVHKFSQDYIEGKADEIIGEMREAKRKGHTVMFYSGIIGSVPGQTDMAIRIMTAFVTHLREQLDATYIINPAEHFEEGMDGDDLMFMWEKVQRSGYINVWRFQSYFDIEKSFGLLGKKVPPVWTGKDATYSTGCTKEMHIALDVQRRHPELQIIGPSPEKFFRRREYGVGKYFDAGIRE; the protein is encoded by the coding sequence GTGGCTTACGTATCCAATTACGATTCGGTGCTGGATATATCCTACGGCAAGGACGCGCTTCTGGATGGCCTGCTGCTGCATTTCATGACCGAGAACGATCTGGAGAACAGCATCAATCCGGAAAAGAACGCCTCGCCGGAACAGATTCGTTTCATGGTGGCGCTTCGGGAGGGCGAATTCTACGCCCCGTGTTCGGACTGGATGTTCCTGATGCTGCTCAAGCAGGGATTGCCCCGGCCGCTTCTTCACGAATACACCGAACAGTGGAAGGTCTTTGTCAGGCTGGCAAAGGAGTATTGCAAGGACCGCTATCTGGCGCGGCGGTTCATTGCTCTGGCCCGCCACAAGTTCCGCATGACTCTGGCCTCGCCCATCGTGATTCCCTCCCGGTTGCTCAAGCGGCTCATGACCATCTTCATGAGTCAGAGTGGCGTGGACGACCCGTACCGCGAGCGGCGCATGGAGCTGAACAGGATTGCATCGGAACTGGTCAATTCCCCGGCCTTTGACAAGGTGGTCAATCGCTGTCCCGAAGAGGTCATGGCCTGCCGCCGCATTGATGATCTGCGTTTCCGCATGGACATGCTGGAAATCGAGCGGCTCATGCGGCTTTCCACGCTGACCGATCACTGGAAGGTCGAGCAGTTCACTCCGAAGTCCATAGAGAAGTGTGGGCTGGAGGCGGAAATCAAGGCGAGTCCCGGCCTGTTTTCCTCCGTGGCCGCAGCTCTGGGCCGTCATGGCGAAACGCCCAAGCGGGTGCTGTATCTGCCGAACCGCGCGGGGGGACTCATGTTCGATCTCGAAGTGGTCAAGACCCTGCTGCGTACCGGGCACCGCGTGGTCATGGCCTTCAAGGAAGGTTTCTATTTCGACGATCCGGTGTTCTGGGACCGGTATCATGATCCCGTGCTGGGCGAGGCGCTCAAGGATGCCTATTTCGTGAGCGACGACAATCTTTCCAAGAACCAGTTGCTGGACGTGATAAACCGGCATCCCTTCGTGGTCATTTCCGATGGTTCCCGGGAGCGTTTCAATCCGTACCGCATGTCCGTGACCTTTGCCCGGGCATGGAAGGAGTGCGATCTGGTGCTGGCCAAGGGCGCGGGCATCTACAACCGCGTGATTCAGGCCAGCCACGAGTTCACCCGGGACATCGTCTGCTTCTTCCGCGACCCCTACGGCCATTTTCACCTGCATTTCCGGGAGCGGGCGCGCTGGGTGCACAAGTTCAGTCAGGACTACATCGAGGGCAAGGCCGACGAGATCATCGGCGAGATGCGCGAGGCCAAGCGCAAGGGCCACACCGTCATGTTCTATTCCGGCATCATCGGCAGCGTGCCCGGACAGACCGACATGGCCATCCGCATCATGACCGCCTTTGTCACGCATCTGCGCGAACAGCTCGACGCCACCTACATCATCAACCCGGCCGAGCATTTCGAGGAAGGCATGGACGGCGACGACCTCATGTTCATGTGGGAAAAGGTCCAGCGCAGCGGGTACATCAACGTCTGGCGTTTTCAGTCTTATTTCGATATTGAGAAGAGCTTCGGGCTGCTCGGAAAAAAGGTGCCTCCGGTCTGGACCGGAAAGGACGCCACCTATTCCACGGGCTGCACCAAGGAAATGCACATTGCTCTGGACGTGCAGCGCCGCCATCCCGAATTGCAGATAATCGGTCCCAGCCCGGAAAAGTTCTTCCGCAGGCGGGAGTACGGCGTTGGCAAGTATTTTGACGCGGGAATCAGGGAATAG
- a CDS encoding MltA domain-containing protein has protein sequence MRTDLSQFVRPLAACLLCAGVLLCGCVLPGRKAEPVADPACPPLAVPQGDVVAQEAPAPVPEPETKAVLPALEPIAEPEDLPQCDMFFPVRKDGLPGCFPDVRSQGLHSWKDLESPVQRSLEYALNMPGNKPALIRPGMVLTWAQVASSLQDFLDLLPHLDADPGLLAKRFVWFGMRSRPVMTGYFTPEIEASLERRPGYEYPLYGVPSDLRRGRVRGRNRYYRLEGGRVLPYFDRHALDVDKVLDGKGLEVAWARDPIDVFYLQVEGCGRLRLPDGTTRNVLYGSKNGLPFTSLGRILHKKGLLPRSRLAKEHVREYFSKHPERMYELMAENRSYVFFRLDNAPPEGAIGKPLTPMVSLATDRELLPLGSLLAFEAEIPEARNGKPSGRRKVAGIGLAQDTGTAIKGPRLDYYIGEGDAVEPIASNIKTKATVFLLISKKALIHG, from the coding sequence GTGAGAACCGACCTGAGCCAGTTTGTCCGGCCCCTTGCCGCATGTCTGCTTTGCGCGGGCGTGCTGCTTTGCGGGTGCGTCCTTCCCGGCCGGAAAGCCGAGCCTGTTGCCGATCCGGCGTGCCCGCCTCTTGCCGTGCCGCAGGGTGATGTCGTGGCACAGGAAGCGCCCGCGCCTGTCCCGGAACCGGAAACCAAGGCCGTGCTGCCTGCGCTGGAACCGATTGCCGAGCCCGAGGATCTGCCCCAATGCGACATGTTCTTTCCGGTCCGGAAGGACGGCTTGCCCGGCTGTTTCCCGGACGTGCGCAGTCAGGGGCTTCATTCATGGAAGGACTTGGAAAGCCCGGTGCAGCGCAGTCTGGAGTATGCCCTGAACATGCCGGGGAACAAGCCTGCGCTGATTCGCCCCGGCATGGTGCTGACCTGGGCGCAGGTGGCATCCAGCCTGCAGGATTTTCTGGACCTGCTGCCGCATCTGGATGCCGATCCCGGTCTGCTGGCCAAGCGGTTCGTGTGGTTCGGCATGAGGAGCCGTCCGGTGATGACCGGGTATTTCACGCCGGAAATCGAGGCCAGTCTGGAACGTCGCCCCGGGTATGAATACCCTTTGTACGGCGTGCCTTCGGATCTCCGGCGGGGCAGGGTGCGCGGCAGGAACAGGTACTATCGTCTGGAAGGCGGTCGAGTGCTTCCCTATTTCGATCGACACGCTCTGGACGTGGACAAGGTGCTGGACGGCAAGGGGCTGGAAGTTGCCTGGGCGCGCGATCCCATCGACGTGTTCTATCTTCAGGTCGAAGGCTGCGGCAGGCTGCGACTGCCGGACGGCACCACGCGTAACGTGCTGTACGGCAGCAAGAACGGGTTGCCGTTCACCAGTCTGGGCCGCATTCTGCACAAAAAGGGGCTGTTGCCGCGCAGCCGCCTTGCCAAAGAGCATGTGCGGGAGTACTTCTCCAAGCATCCGGAGAGGATGTATGAACTCATGGCGGAAAATCGCAGCTACGTGTTCTTCCGTCTGGACAATGCGCCGCCCGAGGGCGCGATCGGAAAGCCGTTGACGCCGATGGTTTCGCTGGCTACAGACCGGGAACTGTTGCCGCTCGGCAGTCTTCTCGCATTCGAGGCCGAGATTCCCGAGGCCAGGAACGGCAAGCCGTCCGGCCGCCGCAAGGTTGCGGGCATCGGTTTGGCTCAGGACACCGGCACCGCCATCAAGGGGCCGAGACTGGATTACTACATCGGGGAAGGCGACGCGGTGGAACCCATTGCCAGCAACATCAAGACAAAGGCTACCGTGTTTCTCCTCATAAGCAAGAAAGCATTGATACATGGCTGA
- the der gene encoding ribosome biogenesis GTPase Der produces the protein MLPIVALVGRPNVGKSTLFNRLLRKSVAITHDMAGVTRDRVFSECNMKGTVFGLVDTGGMVMESEATPELSKDFEDEIFEQAREAIEEAHAIVFVVDGKEGLNPLDQQAAEYVRRSGKPMLLLVNKVDGTEFAHEATADFHSFGLNLMPVSAAHGYNLNEVRDAVRKLVLDLGLPEDEEGERDQGLRLAMLGRPNAGKSSLVNRITGQNRVIVSDVAGTTRDTIDVTFEARGRRFTFVDTAGIRKRSNILEQLEKISVIRALKNSRRSDVTLLVIDAVLGVGRQDLRLIEFLAREKVPFMVAVNKIDQVPHAETQYVMDEFRRELRIVPHVPVVMTSATKGVGVGKILPLAETILEECQVRVGTGELNRTFELALQQHQPPVVKRRRPKFYYVTQADEEIPTFVFFVNDHTIVRESYVRYLENQIRKMCHIQYAPINVVLRSSHEKKEREVRRGISRIGKRGPGRDRKGGAKTRRHEQKWERDSKRRRKEKSEK, from the coding sequence ATGCTCCCCATAGTTGCTTTGGTGGGACGGCCCAATGTGGGCAAGTCCACGTTATTCAACAGATTGCTGCGCAAGTCCGTGGCCATCACTCACGACATGGCCGGCGTCACGCGCGATCGTGTCTTCAGTGAATGCAACATGAAGGGCACGGTTTTCGGCCTTGTGGACACCGGCGGCATGGTCATGGAGTCCGAGGCCACTCCCGAACTGTCCAAGGATTTTGAGGACGAAATTTTCGAACAGGCGCGCGAGGCCATTGAAGAGGCCCATGCCATCGTGTTCGTGGTGGACGGCAAGGAAGGATTGAACCCTTTGGATCAGCAGGCCGCGGAATACGTGCGCCGGAGCGGCAAGCCCATGCTGCTGCTCGTGAACAAGGTCGACGGTACCGAGTTCGCCCATGAGGCGACAGCGGATTTTCATTCCTTCGGCCTGAACCTGATGCCGGTTTCCGCTGCGCACGGCTACAACCTCAACGAGGTGCGTGACGCCGTGCGCAAGCTCGTGCTCGATCTCGGCCTGCCCGAGGACGAGGAGGGAGAGCGCGATCAGGGGCTTCGTCTGGCCATGCTCGGACGGCCCAATGCGGGCAAGTCCTCGCTGGTGAACAGGATCACTGGCCAGAATCGGGTCATTGTCAGCGATGTGGCCGGTACCACCCGGGACACGATTGACGTGACCTTCGAGGCGCGTGGCAGACGGTTCACCTTCGTGGACACCGCAGGCATCCGCAAGCGCTCCAACATTCTGGAACAGCTCGAAAAGATCAGCGTGATTCGTGCGCTCAAGAATTCCCGTCGGTCCGACGTGACCCTGCTGGTCATCGACGCGGTTTTGGGCGTGGGGCGGCAGGATCTGCGGCTCATCGAGTTTCTGGCCCGCGAAAAGGTGCCGTTCATGGTTGCGGTCAACAAGATCGACCAGGTACCGCATGCCGAGACGCAGTACGTCATGGACGAGTTCCGCAGGGAATTGCGCATCGTGCCGCACGTGCCGGTTGTCATGACTTCCGCCACCAAGGGCGTGGGCGTGGGCAAGATTCTTCCCTTGGCCGAAACCATCCTTGAAGAGTGTCAGGTGCGTGTGGGCACGGGCGAACTCAACCGCACCTTCGAGCTCGCGCTTCAGCAGCATCAGCCTCCCGTGGTCAAGCGCAGGCGGCCCAAGTTCTACTATGTGACTCAGGCGGACGAGGAAATTCCCACCTTCGTGTTTTTCGTCAATGACCACACCATTGTTCGGGAATCCTACGTCCGGTATCTGGAGAACCAGATTCGCAAGATGTGTCACATTCAGTACGCGCCCATCAACGTGGTGCTTCGTTCCAGCCATGAGAAGAAGGAGCGCGAGGTTCGGCGCGGCATTTCCCGCATCGGCAAGCGTGGCCCGGGCCGCGACCGCAAGGGCGGTGCAAAGACCCGTCGCCATGAGCAGAAGTGGGAGCGCGATTCCAAGCGCAGGCGCAAGGAAAAGTCCGAGAAATAG
- a CDS encoding DUF4254 domain-containing protein, whose amino-acid sequence MADITIQKIQETVRDAVAHQVRSVTDWHFGEPVYDEEPADDLGGLSGFRELVARQHWVNFQLWHVEDRARRQDVDAKIIADCKHRIDRFNQKRNDLIERVDACLIGMVQPLLPENGEERYNTETIGSALDRLSILALKRYHMEEQTRRRDVDEAHIASCKSKCDVMVRQHADLERGILELLDDYARGLKKPKVYYQFKMYNDPSLNPELYATAK is encoded by the coding sequence ATGGCTGACATCACCATTCAGAAGATACAGGAAACCGTTCGGGACGCCGTGGCGCATCAGGTGCGCTCGGTAACGGACTGGCATTTCGGAGAACCCGTGTACGACGAGGAACCTGCGGACGACCTCGGCGGTCTGTCCGGATTCCGCGAGCTCGTGGCCCGGCAGCATTGGGTCAATTTCCAGCTCTGGCATGTCGAGGATCGCGCCCGTCGTCAGGACGTGGACGCGAAGATCATTGCGGACTGCAAGCATCGGATCGACAGGTTCAATCAGAAGCGCAACGATCTGATCGAGCGCGTGGATGCCTGCCTCATCGGCATGGTGCAGCCCCTGCTGCCCGAGAACGGCGAGGAGCGCTACAATACCGAGACCATCGGCAGCGCGCTCGACCGCCTGTCCATTCTGGCGCTCAAGCGGTACCACATGGAAGAGCAGACCCGGCGCCGCGATGTGGATGAGGCGCACATTGCCTCCTGCAAGAGCAAGTGCGACGTCATGGTTCGCCAGCATGCGGACCTTGAGCGCGGCATCCTCGAACTGCTCGACGACTATGCCCGGGGCCTGAAAAAGCCCAAGGTCTACTACCAGTTCAAGATGTACAATGATCCGAGTCTGAATCCGGAATTGTACGCGACCGCCAAGTAG
- the mtnA gene encoding S-methyl-5-thioribose-1-phosphate isomerase yields the protein MTEHIQYSPDKDALILLDQRYLPNREDWFECRTTDDICFALVVMVVRGAPAIGVTAAYGCYLAGREVQGMGGDWKTNLEARLDQIEKARPTAVNLRWAVREMRRVWKEAGDVSLDELLTTWLERAKAVHAGDIAMCEAIGRFGGELIDDGDTVMTHCNAGALATAGYGTALGVIRGAIDQGKKVSVIANETRPFLQGARLTAYELHKDGIPVKVACDNACALLMKRGLVDKVVVGADRIAANGDAVNKIGTFGVAIIAKRFNVPFYVAAPVYTIDPETPTGDDVPIEDRDPREVTHIGDHRIPPEGVEVYNLAFDPTPNELITGIVTEKGVLYPPYDQAIRKLFEEE from the coding sequence ATGACCGAACACATTCAGTATTCCCCGGACAAGGATGCCCTGATCCTGCTTGACCAGCGTTACCTGCCCAACCGCGAGGACTGGTTCGAGTGCCGGACCACGGACGACATCTGTTTTGCCCTTGTGGTCATGGTGGTGCGCGGTGCTCCCGCCATTGGCGTGACCGCTGCCTACGGCTGCTATCTTGCCGGACGCGAGGTGCAGGGCATGGGCGGCGACTGGAAGACCAATCTGGAGGCCAGGCTCGACCAGATCGAGAAGGCCCGGCCCACGGCAGTGAATCTGCGCTGGGCCGTGCGCGAGATGCGCCGCGTCTGGAAGGAAGCGGGCGACGTTTCCCTTGACGAACTGCTGACCACATGGCTGGAGCGCGCCAAGGCTGTTCACGCGGGCGACATCGCCATGTGCGAGGCCATTGGCCGGTTCGGCGGCGAGCTCATCGACGATGGCGATACGGTCATGACCCACTGCAATGCCGGAGCGCTCGCAACCGCAGGCTATGGCACGGCTCTGGGCGTGATCCGGGGAGCCATTGATCAGGGCAAGAAGGTGTCGGTCATTGCCAACGAGACCCGGCCCTTTCTGCAGGGCGCGCGTCTGACCGCCTACGAGCTGCACAAGGACGGCATTCCGGTCAAGGTGGCCTGCGACAATGCCTGCGCCCTGCTCATGAAGCGCGGGCTGGTGGACAAGGTCGTTGTGGGCGCTGACCGCATTGCTGCCAACGGTGATGCCGTGAACAAGATCGGCACGTTTGGCGTGGCCATCATTGCCAAGCGGTTCAACGTGCCGTTCTACGTGGCGGCTCCGGTCTATACCATCGATCCCGAAACGCCCACGGGCGACGATGTGCCCATCGAAGACCGCGACCCGCGCGAGGTGACCCACATCGGGGACCATCGCATTCCGCCCGAGGGCGTGGAGGTCTACAATCTGGCGTTCGATCCCACTCCCAACGAGCTGATAACGGGCATCGTCACGGAGAAGGGCGTGCTGTACCCGCCCTATGATCAGGCCATCAGAAAGCTGTTTGAAGAAGAATAG